A single window of Liolophura sinensis isolate JHLJ2023 chromosome 6, CUHK_Ljap_v2, whole genome shotgun sequence DNA harbors:
- the LOC135467250 gene encoding von Willebrand factor A domain-containing protein 1-like encodes MLFIVDSSGNIPTNEYNIVKTNLAKLIGKICGNVGLGPKSNRVALIVFSNKPQEIFDFDDHDNLADVQAAVRNIPHVSGCTCTGDALEYAKTMFTSSKGARTDRNSVKEVVVLLSGGSTCGPDVVKKAAELQESTTVFVFAIDSFSPAGREEMDAIASHPPSKHLFNTGSFLEFNDIVRTILSYPNPCAPLVIN; translated from the exons ATGCTCTTCATCGTAGACAGCAGTGGAAATATTCCTACCAACGAATACAACATTGTGAAAACCAACTTGGCAAAGCTAATCGGCAAAATCTGCGGCAATGTTGGTTTGGGACCAAAGAGTAACAGGGTAGCTCTAATTGTCTTCTCAAATAAACCTCAAGAGATTTTTGACTTTGATGATCACGACAATTTGGCTGATGTGCAGGCTGCTGTTCGCAACATTCCGCATGTTTCGGGTTGCACCTGTACGGGAGACGCTTTAGAGTACGCTAAGACAATGTTTACCTCGAGTAAAG GAGCTCGAACAGACCGGAATTCTGTCAAAGAAGTGGTAGTCCTCCTAAGTGGCGGCTCAACCTGTGGACCGGACGTTGTGAAGAAGGCGGCGGAGCTTCAGGAGAGTACAACTGTGTTCGTCTTTGCTATCGACAGTTTCAGCCCTGCAGGCAGGGAAGAAATGGACGCGATTGCCAGTCACCCGCCTTCAAAACATCTGTTTAACACGGGATCGTTTTTAGAATTTAATGACATCGTTAGGACAATTTTATCCTATCCAAATCCCTGTGCCCCTTTAGTGATCAATTAA